In a single window of the Zea mays cultivar B73 chromosome 5, Zm-B73-REFERENCE-NAM-5.0, whole genome shotgun sequence genome:
- the LOC100285956 gene encoding uncharacterized LOC100285956: MSGSAFNAFKSRVPVAWSPRLYITLVRGLPGTRRLHRRTLEAMRLRRCHRTVEHRTTPSLLGMLTQVKRLVAVETEEMYNARKQAEAERRAPRPPLVVSHQPQPPAPKPAAAAAVGAATTAQ; this comes from the coding sequence ATGAGCGGGAGCGCGTTCAACGCGTTCAAGTCGCGGGTGCCGGTGGCGTGGAGTCCCCGGCTGTACATCACGCTGGTGCGGGGCCTCCCCGGGACGCGGCGCCTCCACCGCCGCACGCTCGAGGCCAtgcgcctccgccgctgccaccgcACCGTCGAGCACCGCACCACGCCGTCGCTCCTCGGGATGCTCACCCAGGTGAAGCGCCTCGTCGCCGTGGAGACCGAGGAGATGTACAACGCGCGGAAGCAGGCCGAGGCGGAGAGGCGCGCGCCCAGACCCCCGCTCGTCGTCTCCCACCAGCCACAGCCGCCGGCTCCGAAGCCGGCAGCCGCCGCCGCGGTGGGTGCCGCTACCACTGCGCAGTAG
- the LOC100381995 gene encoding uncharacterized protein LOC100381995, with translation MRLRSRAIFPLVRTTATTTSAASSSPAVLSIGHALRERRLFTGDDVAAYAAISGDRNPVHLDDAVARELSGFQRGRVVHGMLVASLFPSIIAGSFPGAVYASQTLKFAAPVYVGDEVVARVQALNIRTTAAATNSCTARRYVVKFATKCFMDEEEGSVAIEGEAMAVLPTLELSSQSTRN, from the exons ATGCGCCTCCGCAGCCGGGCAATCTTTCCCCTCGTCcgcaccaccgccaccaccacgtcGGCCGCGTCTTCGTCTCCGGCGGTGCTGAGCATCGGCCACGCGCTGCGCGAGCGCCGGCTGTTCACGGGGGACGACGTGGCGGCGTACGCGGCGATCAGCGGTGACCGCAACCCGGTGCACCTCGACGACGCCGTCGCCCGGGAGCTGAGCGGGTTCCAGCGAGGCCGCGTGGTGCACGGCATGCTCGTGGCGTCCCTCTTCCCTTCCATCATCGCTGGCAGCTTC CCTGGCGCTGTGTACGCGAGCCAGACGCTCAAGTTTGCGGCGCCGGTGTACGTCGGGGATGAGGTGGTTGCTCGAGTCCAGGCACTCAACATCaggacgacggcggcggcgacgaACAGCTGCACGGCAAGACGATATGT CGTCAAGTTCGCAACCAAATGCTTCATGGACGAAGAGGAGGGCTCTGTTGCGATTGAAGGCGAAGCAATGGCTGTCCTGCCTACACTGGAGCTCAGCTCTCAGTCGACTAGAAACTAG
- the LOC100274077 gene encoding D-xylose-proton symporter-like 3, chloroplastic isoform X2 — protein sequence MDHCSEPRFLFPALGGLLFGYDIGATSGATISVQSPDLSGTDWFSLSSLQLGLVASGSLYGALGGSLLAYRIADFLGRRIELVTAAALYILGALVTGFAPNFVALIIGRVLYGIGIGLAMHGAPLYIAETSPSQIRGTLISLKELFIVLGILLGYLVGSLEIDNVGGWRYMFGFSAPLAAIMAIGMWTLPSSPRWLLLRAVQGKASLEDNKKKAIQALRTLRGRTASEKVLADDVDDTIVSIKAAYAGQEAEGNVWDVFEGASLKAFTIGGGLVLFQQITGQPSVLYYAASILQTAGFSAASDAAKVAILIGLFKLLMTGVAVFKVDDVGRRPLLIGGVGGIALSLFLLAAYYKILNNFPFVAVGALLLYVGAYQVSFGPISWLMVSEIFPLRTRGRGISLAVLTNFGSNALVTFAFSPLKELLGPANIFFLFGVIAVLSLVFVILVVPETKGLSLEEIESKILK from the exons ATGGATCACTGTTCGGAACCTAGGTTTTTATTCCCTGCATTGGGTGGTCTCCTTTTCGGCTATGATATTGGCGCAACCTCTGGAGCAACCATCTCTGTGCAA TCTCCTGATCTCAGTGGCACTGATTGGTTCAGCTTGTCATCTTTGCAACTAGGGCTTGTG GCCAGTGGTTCACTTTATGGTGCTCTTGGCGGCTCTCTTCTTGCATACCGCATTGCAGATTTTCTAG GAAGGAGGATAGAATTGGTCACAGCAGCTGCATTATATATCCTTGGTGCTTTAGTCACTGGATTTGCCCCTAATTTTGTAGCACTAATCATAGGTCGTGTCCTGTATGGGATTGGTATTGGTTTG GCAATGCATGGTGCCCCTCTTTATATTGCGGAGACTTCTCCTTCACAAATACGTGGAACATTGATATCTTTGAAGGAGCTGTTTATTGTGTTAGGGATACTG TTAGGATACCTTGTAGGAAGTCTTGAAATTGACAATGTAGGAGGATGGCGGTACATGTTTGGTTTTAGTGCTCCGCTTGCAGCTATTATGGCTATTGGTATGTGGACTTTACCATCTTCACCAAGATGGCTACTTCTCAGGGCAGTTCAAGGAAAGGCTTCTTTGGAGGATAATAAAAAGAAGGCAATTCAAGCCCTTAGAACATTGAGGGGCCGCACAGCAAGTGAAAAGGTTTTGGCAGATGATGTTGACGATACAATTGTCTCTATTAAGGCTGCCTACGCAGGACAGGAAGCTGAAGGAAACGTTTGGGATGTATTTGAAGGAGCTAGCTTGAAGGCCTTCACTATTGGCGGAGGTCTGGTTCTGTTTCAGCAG ATAACAGGTCAACCGAGTGTTCTATATTATGCTGCTTCAATACTTCAG ACTGCTGGATTCTCAGCTGCATCAGATGCTGCCAAAGTAGCAATCTTGATTGGGTTGTTCAAG TTGCTAATGACAGGTGTTGCGGTATTTAAAGTTGACGATGTTGGAAGGCGCCCATTATTGATAGGAGGTGTTGGTGGAATT GCTTTGTCACTCTTCCTACTGGCAGCTTACTACAAGATCCTGAACAACTTCCCCTTTGTTGCTGTCGGCGCGTTACTTCTATATGTCGGTGCTTACCAG GTCTCATTTGGTCCAATTAGTTGGCTAATGGTATCTGAGATCTTTCCACTCCGGACAAGAGGGCGTGGGATCAGCCTCGCAGTACTAACAAATTTCGGCTCGAACGCTCTGGTGACATTTGCGTTTTCACCCTTGAAG GAGCTCCTCGGGCCAGCCAATATATTTTTCCTGTTCGGCGTCATAGCAGTGCTCTCCCTCGTGTTTGTGATCCTCGTCGTTCCAGAAACCAAAGGACTGAGCCTGGAGGAGATCGAGTCGAAGATCCTGAAGTAA
- the LOC100274077 gene encoding D-xylose-proton symporter-like 3, chloroplastic codes for MATIGLVPSTVVASTAIRAPAPAALTRASNRQPPHARRLLDLGRRAPAMDALRVSGAAEPLLRPAAAGGHPRLRVRTRAQQGDGGAAAEGDAAFSWAPVVLPFLFPALGGLLFGYDIGATSGATISVQSPDLSGTDWFSLSSLQLGLVASGSLYGALGGSLLAYRIADFLGRRIELVTAAALYILGALVTGFAPNFVALIIGRVLYGIGIGLAMHGAPLYIAETSPSQIRGTLISLKELFIVLGILLGYLVGSLEIDNVGGWRYMFGFSAPLAAIMAIGMWTLPSSPRWLLLRAVQGKASLEDNKKKAIQALRTLRGRTASEKVLADDVDDTIVSIKAAYAGQEAEGNVWDVFEGASLKAFTIGGGLVLFQQITGQPSVLYYAASILQTAGFSAASDAAKVAILIGLFKLLMTGVAVFKVDDVGRRPLLIGGVGGIALSLFLLAAYYKILNNFPFVAVGALLLYVGAYQVSFGPISWLMVSEIFPLRTRGRGISLAVLTNFGSNALVTFAFSPLKELLGPANIFFLFGVIAVLSLVFVILVVPETKGLSLEEIESKILK; via the exons ATGGCGACCATCGGCCTTGTCCCCTCGACAGTCGTCGCATCCACCGCCATTCGCGCCCCGGCCCCCGCAGCGCTGACCCGTGCCAGCAACCGCCAGCCCCCGCACGCCCGCCGCCTGCTGGACCTCGGCCGCCGCGCGCCGGCGATGGACGCCCTCCGCGTGTCGGGTGCCGCCGAGCCCCTCCTCCGCCCCGCCGCCGCCGGGGGGCACCCCAGGCTCCGC GTGCGGACCCGTGCGCAGCAGGGCGATGGCGGCGCCGCGGCGGAGGGGGACGCCGCGTTCTCGTGGGCGCCCGTCGTCCTCCC GTTTTTATTCCCTGCATTGGGTGGTCTCCTTTTCGGCTATGATATTGGCGCAACCTCTGGAGCAACCATCTCTGTGCAA TCTCCTGATCTCAGTGGCACTGATTGGTTCAGCTTGTCATCTTTGCAACTAGGGCTTGTG GCCAGTGGTTCACTTTATGGTGCTCTTGGCGGCTCTCTTCTTGCATACCGCATTGCAGATTTTCTAG GAAGGAGGATAGAATTGGTCACAGCAGCTGCATTATATATCCTTGGTGCTTTAGTCACTGGATTTGCCCCTAATTTTGTAGCACTAATCATAGGTCGTGTCCTGTATGGGATTGGTATTGGTTTG GCAATGCATGGTGCCCCTCTTTATATTGCGGAGACTTCTCCTTCACAAATACGTGGAACATTGATATCTTTGAAGGAGCTGTTTATTGTGTTAGGGATACTG TTAGGATACCTTGTAGGAAGTCTTGAAATTGACAATGTAGGAGGATGGCGGTACATGTTTGGTTTTAGTGCTCCGCTTGCAGCTATTATGGCTATTGGTATGTGGACTTTACCATCTTCACCAAGATGGCTACTTCTCAGGGCAGTTCAAGGAAAGGCTTCTTTGGAGGATAATAAAAAGAAGGCAATTCAAGCCCTTAGAACATTGAGGGGCCGCACAGCAAGTGAAAAGGTTTTGGCAGATGATGTTGACGATACAATTGTCTCTATTAAGGCTGCCTACGCAGGACAGGAAGCTGAAGGAAACGTTTGGGATGTATTTGAAGGAGCTAGCTTGAAGGCCTTCACTATTGGCGGAGGTCTGGTTCTGTTTCAGCAG ATAACAGGTCAACCGAGTGTTCTATATTATGCTGCTTCAATACTTCAG ACTGCTGGATTCTCAGCTGCATCAGATGCTGCCAAAGTAGCAATCTTGATTGGGTTGTTCAAG TTGCTAATGACAGGTGTTGCGGTATTTAAAGTTGACGATGTTGGAAGGCGCCCATTATTGATAGGAGGTGTTGGTGGAATT GCTTTGTCACTCTTCCTACTGGCAGCTTACTACAAGATCCTGAACAACTTCCCCTTTGTTGCTGTCGGCGCGTTACTTCTATATGTCGGTGCTTACCAG GTCTCATTTGGTCCAATTAGTTGGCTAATGGTATCTGAGATCTTTCCACTCCGGACAAGAGGGCGTGGGATCAGCCTCGCAGTACTAACAAATTTCGGCTCGAACGCTCTGGTGACATTTGCGTTTTCACCCTTGAAG GAGCTCCTCGGGCCAGCCAATATATTTTTCCTGTTCGGCGTCATAGCAGTGCTCTCCCTCGTGTTTGTGATCCTCGTCGTTCCAGAAACCAAAGGACTGAGCCTGGAGGAGATCGAGTCGAAGATCCTGAAGTAA
- the LOC100274077 gene encoding D-xylose-proton symporter-like 3, chloroplastic isoform X1, whose amino-acid sequence MATIGLVPSTVVASTAIRAPAPAALTRASNRQPPHARRLLDLGRRAPAMDALRVSGAAEPLLRPAAAGGHPRLRVRTRAQQGDGGAAAEGDAAFSWAPVVLPFLFPALGGLLFGYDIGATSGATISVQSPDLSGTDWFSLSSLQLGLVASGSLYGALGGSLLAYRIADFLGRRIELVTAAALYILGALVTGFAPNFVALIIGRVLYGIGIGLGMICLDETWTSHVSLTVSNKELRKTAMAMHGAPLYIAETSPSQIRGTLISLKELFIVLGILLGYLVGSLEIDNVGGWRYMFGFSAPLAAIMAIGMWTLPSSPRWLLLRAVQGKASLEDNKKKAIQALRTLRGRTASEKVLADDVDDTIVSIKAAYAGQEAEGNVWDVFEGASLKAFTIGGGLVLFQQITGQPSVLYYAASILQTAGFSAASDAAKVAILIGLFKLLMTGVAVFKVDDVGRRPLLIGGVGGIALSLFLLAAYYKILNNFPFVAVGALLLYVGAYQVSFGPISWLMVSEIFPLRTRGRGISLAVLTNFGSNALVTFAFSPLKELLGPANIFFLFGVIAVLSLVFVILVVPETKGLSLEEIESKILK is encoded by the exons ATGGCGACCATCGGCCTTGTCCCCTCGACAGTCGTCGCATCCACCGCCATTCGCGCCCCGGCCCCCGCAGCGCTGACCCGTGCCAGCAACCGCCAGCCCCCGCACGCCCGCCGCCTGCTGGACCTCGGCCGCCGCGCGCCGGCGATGGACGCCCTCCGCGTGTCGGGTGCCGCCGAGCCCCTCCTCCGCCCCGCCGCCGCCGGGGGGCACCCCAGGCTCCGC GTGCGGACCCGTGCGCAGCAGGGCGATGGCGGCGCCGCGGCGGAGGGGGACGCCGCGTTCTCGTGGGCGCCCGTCGTCCTCCC GTTTTTATTCCCTGCATTGGGTGGTCTCCTTTTCGGCTATGATATTGGCGCAACCTCTGGAGCAACCATCTCTGTGCAA TCTCCTGATCTCAGTGGCACTGATTGGTTCAGCTTGTCATCTTTGCAACTAGGGCTTGTG GCCAGTGGTTCACTTTATGGTGCTCTTGGCGGCTCTCTTCTTGCATACCGCATTGCAGATTTTCTAG GAAGGAGGATAGAATTGGTCACAGCAGCTGCATTATATATCCTTGGTGCTTTAGTCACTGGATTTGCCCCTAATTTTGTAGCACTAATCATAGGTCGTGTCCTGTATGGGATTGGTATTGGTTTG GGAATGATATGTCTCGATGAAACGTGGACCTCACATGTGTCACTGACAGTGTCAAATAAGGAATTGCGCAAAACTGCAATG GCAATGCATGGTGCCCCTCTTTATATTGCGGAGACTTCTCCTTCACAAATACGTGGAACATTGATATCTTTGAAGGAGCTGTTTATTGTGTTAGGGATACTG TTAGGATACCTTGTAGGAAGTCTTGAAATTGACAATGTAGGAGGATGGCGGTACATGTTTGGTTTTAGTGCTCCGCTTGCAGCTATTATGGCTATTGGTATGTGGACTTTACCATCTTCACCAAGATGGCTACTTCTCAGGGCAGTTCAAGGAAAGGCTTCTTTGGAGGATAATAAAAAGAAGGCAATTCAAGCCCTTAGAACATTGAGGGGCCGCACAGCAAGTGAAAAGGTTTTGGCAGATGATGTTGACGATACAATTGTCTCTATTAAGGCTGCCTACGCAGGACAGGAAGCTGAAGGAAACGTTTGGGATGTATTTGAAGGAGCTAGCTTGAAGGCCTTCACTATTGGCGGAGGTCTGGTTCTGTTTCAGCAG ATAACAGGTCAACCGAGTGTTCTATATTATGCTGCTTCAATACTTCAG ACTGCTGGATTCTCAGCTGCATCAGATGCTGCCAAAGTAGCAATCTTGATTGGGTTGTTCAAG TTGCTAATGACAGGTGTTGCGGTATTTAAAGTTGACGATGTTGGAAGGCGCCCATTATTGATAGGAGGTGTTGGTGGAATT GCTTTGTCACTCTTCCTACTGGCAGCTTACTACAAGATCCTGAACAACTTCCCCTTTGTTGCTGTCGGCGCGTTACTTCTATATGTCGGTGCTTACCAG GTCTCATTTGGTCCAATTAGTTGGCTAATGGTATCTGAGATCTTTCCACTCCGGACAAGAGGGCGTGGGATCAGCCTCGCAGTACTAACAAATTTCGGCTCGAACGCTCTGGTGACATTTGCGTTTTCACCCTTGAAG GAGCTCCTCGGGCCAGCCAATATATTTTTCCTGTTCGGCGTCATAGCAGTGCTCTCCCTCGTGTTTGTGATCCTCGTCGTTCCAGAAACCAAAGGACTGAGCCTGGAGGAGATCGAGTCGAAGATCCTGAAGTAA
- the LOC100502257 gene encoding uncharacterized protein LOC100502257 precursor: MRTQALFFLALALIGAVLAQSSNRHHHHYHHAHVQGKGQGAGGGGGELASRAKAAARAWPCCDSCGGCTRSEPPRCQCLDAAPRGCHPACRDCVKSSLSADPPVYQCMDRVPNFCQRRCTAAAAAAAH; the protein is encoded by the exons ATGAGAACCCAGGCGCTGTTCTTCCTCGCACTCGCACTTATCGGCGCCGTCCTCGCGCAGTCCAGCAACAGGCACCACCACCACTACCACCACGCCCATGTCCAAGGCAAAG GGCAGggagccggaggaggaggaggggagcTGGCGAGCCGGGCgaaggcggcggcgcgcgcgtggCCGTGCTGTGACAGCTGCGGCGGGTGCACCAGATCGGAGCCGCCGCGGTGCCAGTGCCTGGACGCGGCGCCCCGCGGGTGCCACCCGGCCTGCAGGGACTGCGTCAAGTCCAGCCTCAGCGCCGACCCGCCGGTGTACCAGTGCATGGACCGCGTCCCCAACTTCTGCCAGCGCCGctgcaccgccgccgccgccgccgcggcgcaCTGA